A section of the Spirosoma pollinicola genome encodes:
- a CDS encoding glycosyltransferase family protein, with protein sequence MTIAFTICSINYLAQARTLGESLQKTNPDYQYIIGLVDKLSEANLPDELIPGYPMIEVDKIGIPGFAAMCDRYDITELNTAVKPFFIDYFYKTYPGATKVIYFDPDIIVFQPLLELNKSLEEYSLVLTPHTLSPTPDWERPNEQHHLNTGIYNLGFIGLQNNATARQFVDWWKDRLVYECRIDLCAGLFVDQHWVNFAPVYHNNVLIDHHLGYNMAYWNLHERYITQNEHGEWLVSNQKEQHQKTTAEPLQFFHFSGYNPNKPDEISKYQTRFGFSNQDTSSTADYLRYSDRPEQQRPDVRPLFDLYRSRLQENHNEQYRQYPCVYIKPPSVLRYVRVRKLLKTPFIKIIGLLESRQV encoded by the coding sequence ATGACCATTGCATTTACCATCTGTTCTATAAATTACTTAGCTCAAGCTCGCACCCTGGGCGAGTCTCTTCAAAAGACCAACCCTGATTATCAATATATAATCGGGCTGGTCGATAAACTGAGCGAAGCGAACTTACCCGATGAGTTAATACCCGGTTATCCAATGATCGAGGTAGATAAGATCGGCATTCCCGGCTTTGCGGCCATGTGCGACCGCTATGACATTACCGAGTTAAACACAGCCGTCAAGCCTTTTTTCATCGACTATTTCTATAAAACATATCCCGGCGCAACCAAGGTCATCTATTTTGACCCTGATATTATTGTATTTCAGCCACTGCTTGAACTCAATAAGTCACTGGAAGAATACAGTCTGGTTCTGACCCCACATACCCTCTCTCCTACACCGGATTGGGAACGTCCTAACGAGCAGCACCACCTGAACACGGGTATTTATAACCTCGGCTTTATTGGGCTGCAAAACAATGCTACCGCCCGTCAATTCGTTGATTGGTGGAAAGATCGCCTGGTGTATGAATGTCGGATCGACCTTTGCGCAGGTCTTTTTGTTGATCAACACTGGGTTAACTTTGCGCCCGTTTATCATAACAATGTTCTGATTGACCATCATTTGGGTTACAATATGGCTTACTGGAATCTGCATGAGCGGTATATTACTCAAAACGAACATGGAGAATGGCTCGTAAGCAACCAAAAAGAACAGCACCAAAAAACAACAGCGGAACCCTTGCAGTTTTTTCATTTCAGCGGCTACAACCCAAATAAACCCGATGAAATATCCAAGTACCAAACACGATTTGGTTTTAGCAATCAGGATACATCATCAACGGCTGACTATCTTCGCTATAGTGACCGGCCAGAACAGCAACGACCCGATGTGCGCCCCCTGTTCGATTTGTACCGCAGTCGACTGCAGGAAAACCACAATGAACAGTACCGGCAATATCCCTGCGTTTATATAAAACCGCCCAGTGTATTACGGTATGTACGGGTTCGTAAATTGTTAAAAACCCCTTTTATTAAAATTATTGGGCTCTTAGAATCTCGCCAGGTATGA
- a CDS encoding glycosyltransferase family 9 protein, giving the protein MTEGPRFRELWTHRYHKFPHIIGKYWSFASKYIRLRLIKMRLGKRPLVAIILSEQMGDIIACEPVAREVRRLHPDAYIIWVVREPFVDLVRYNPNLDGYILEKCPGERVQLLRSGIYDKVYNMHISHRKCKYCPEDPINPTADQIGLTFDNYLDRGDLLYVFSQAAGLPALTDAPKMYIPEVIRQTVKALNLPSQAIVIHCQSSHVLKDWPAANWNKLAQWLLDTYPYPIIEVGQTPTVNTSNPRFLNMCGQFSLLETAEVIRGAHLFIGIDSGPAHMANAMNTDGIILLGQLFDFVDYLPYSGRYKKGEGVTILNDFGHPCADLPYIWVQEATNRRLGQPKFV; this is encoded by the coding sequence ATGACAGAGGGACCTCGTTTCCGAGAACTTTGGACACATCGTTATCATAAATTTCCGCACATTATAGGAAAGTACTGGTCCTTTGCCAGTAAGTACATTCGCCTGCGTTTGATAAAAATGCGCCTGGGCAAGCGTCCGCTGGTGGCTATTATACTATCGGAGCAGATGGGCGATATTATTGCCTGCGAACCCGTGGCCCGCGAAGTAAGAAGGTTACATCCCGATGCTTATATCATCTGGGTAGTACGTGAGCCGTTTGTCGATTTGGTCAGATATAATCCTAATCTTGACGGTTATATTCTTGAAAAATGTCCGGGCGAACGGGTACAGTTGCTTCGTTCGGGCATATACGACAAGGTTTATAACATGCACATATCCCATCGGAAGTGCAAATACTGCCCGGAAGACCCCATAAACCCTACCGCCGATCAGATTGGTCTTACGTTTGATAACTACCTGGACCGGGGTGATTTGCTGTATGTCTTTTCGCAGGCCGCTGGCTTGCCTGCTCTCACCGATGCCCCCAAAATGTATATTCCCGAGGTTATCCGGCAAACGGTAAAGGCTCTAAATTTACCCAGTCAGGCAATTGTCATTCACTGTCAGTCGAGTCATGTTTTGAAAGACTGGCCAGCAGCCAATTGGAATAAACTGGCACAATGGTTGCTTGATACTTACCCTTATCCAATCATTGAAGTTGGTCAGACACCAACGGTCAATACGTCTAATCCGCGCTTTCTGAACATGTGCGGACAGTTTAGTTTGCTCGAAACAGCCGAAGTTATTCGGGGAGCTCACCTGTTCATAGGAATCGACAGCGGCCCGGCCCATATGGCAAATGCAATGAATACCGATGGCATTATTTTACTGGGACAACTGTTCGATTTTGTTGATTACCTACCCTACTCAGGTCGTTATAAAAAGGGAGAAGGCGTAACTATTTTGAATGATTTTGGCCATCCATGCGCTGATTTACCTTACATATGGGTACAGGAAGCTACTAACCGGCGACTAGGTCAACCCAAATTTGTATGA
- a CDS encoding glycosyltransferase family 2 protein: MLHSSKTLRTFVTQPYSPSAVTTVDQKKYPKLTIVTPSYNQQQYLERTILSVLNQHYPNLEYFIMDGGSTDGSLEIIKKYEPYLAGWVSEKDGGQTDAINKGFRRATGDYVAFQNSDDVFAPDALNRLAEAWRKTPDSDVFFGDLYIMDEDDVILEEMRAPTFCVECQIYEGMQVFNQSLFIRRDRLTQFGLLDESLRFVIDYEIVTRLGVQPGINFRHVNGFWGGFRVQPDAKSSTIASTVGLQEHKLVKSKYQPLLKSSLGKSFWERYCRLRKLVAFVLQGEFGYVWHRIRLNKPKQ; this comes from the coding sequence ATGCTTCATTCGTCTAAAACACTCCGTACATTCGTCACTCAGCCTTATTCTCCTTCGGCAGTTACTACGGTCGATCAAAAAAAGTATCCAAAACTAACCATTGTCACGCCTTCCTATAATCAACAACAATACCTGGAGCGCACCATTTTAAGCGTACTCAATCAGCATTACCCCAATCTTGAATACTTTATTATGGATGGTGGGTCGACGGATGGGAGTCTTGAGATCATAAAAAAATACGAGCCTTATCTGGCAGGTTGGGTAAGTGAAAAAGATGGGGGCCAGACCGACGCTATTAACAAGGGATTCAGACGCGCAACGGGCGATTATGTTGCCTTTCAGAACTCTGATGATGTCTTTGCACCTGATGCTTTAAACCGATTGGCAGAGGCCTGGAGAAAAACGCCTGATAGCGATGTTTTTTTCGGCGATCTGTACATTATGGATGAGGATGACGTTATTCTGGAAGAGATGCGAGCCCCAACGTTTTGTGTCGAGTGTCAAATTTACGAAGGCATGCAGGTTTTTAATCAATCTCTTTTCATTCGACGCGACCGCCTGACACAGTTTGGTTTGCTGGATGAAAGCCTTCGATTCGTCATCGATTACGAAATTGTGACCCGCTTGGGTGTACAGCCAGGGATTAATTTTCGACATGTTAATGGATTTTGGGGCGGTTTTCGCGTTCAGCCTGATGCTAAATCATCGACCATTGCCAGTACAGTGGGACTTCAGGAGCACAAACTGGTGAAAAGTAAATACCAACCCCTGTTAAAGTCATCATTGGGAAAATCGTTCTGGGAGCGTTACTGTCGATTACGTAAACTAGTTGCCTTTGTCCTGCAAGGAGAGTTTGGCTATGTCTGGCATAGGATACGCTTGAATAAGCCCAAACAGTGA
- a CDS encoding O-antigen ligase family protein, which translates to MANFIRFVQTLDYMRMVVGICIVVNGYPLIFFFRETMKLAPGSTVFTAVVLAGGLVLMIPFTVLRRLYRPNMTMLWMGVSFLLLIIFYMFFFNGVPGFEDSGRDMIYFAYVLIFLFLLINIPNDIIRVFIPIVVLFTLVSNLGLIYALITDPTWAIGQRATITLNNGDEGSGNPHAFSRNAFIGVVACAIGLFRPQTNIFFKLLCFFAGLVNIAVLVLTQTRSAIVALILAVILFMYFNVRPAQIRIAVRGLVKPVPIFIMAVGFLGVIYFFQRYFTAYLILYDYVTSFMTRNLENVYALLGMKAQGVDYNAVLDDSAANRSVSGIFLRNVLYGHLHMLILGYGYKYLYLDVPLMEAFTNHGILGLVLFGGINALAFYHAIRTMRTNPNDLSTFLAYFYLLIFVQLFTNGRPNEISFWFPLSLMIRFIGVDHLFPAYLSTASPSQNTGQLVVVPTQPV; encoded by the coding sequence ATGGCCAATTTCATTCGCTTTGTGCAGACACTCGACTATATGCGGATGGTTGTCGGTATCTGTATTGTCGTGAATGGTTATCCCCTGATTTTTTTCTTCCGGGAAACCATGAAACTCGCGCCGGGTAGTACAGTCTTTACAGCTGTTGTGTTAGCAGGCGGATTAGTGCTGATGATTCCGTTCACGGTATTGCGTCGATTATACCGGCCCAATATGACTATGCTCTGGATGGGTGTCAGTTTCCTGCTGCTGATCATTTTCTATATGTTCTTTTTTAATGGAGTTCCCGGATTTGAGGATTCAGGGCGGGACATGATCTATTTTGCTTATGTCCTGATTTTCCTGTTTTTGCTTATCAACATACCAAACGATATCATCAGGGTATTCATCCCGATTGTTGTTCTGTTCACGCTGGTATCTAATCTGGGCTTGATTTACGCGTTAATAACAGATCCCACCTGGGCTATCGGCCAGCGGGCAACCATTACCCTTAACAATGGGGATGAGGGCTCAGGAAACCCACATGCATTTTCACGCAACGCCTTTATTGGTGTTGTGGCCTGTGCCATTGGCTTGTTCCGTCCTCAAACGAACATATTTTTCAAACTGCTCTGTTTTTTCGCTGGCTTAGTAAATATCGCTGTGCTTGTGCTTACACAGACCAGATCAGCTATTGTTGCTCTGATTCTTGCCGTGATTTTGTTCATGTATTTCAATGTCCGGCCGGCTCAAATCAGGATTGCTGTTCGAGGTCTTGTCAAGCCCGTTCCTATTTTCATTATGGCCGTGGGTTTTTTAGGTGTCATCTATTTTTTCCAGCGGTACTTTACAGCCTATTTAATTCTCTATGATTACGTAACCAGCTTTATGACTCGTAATCTGGAAAACGTATATGCACTTCTGGGAATGAAAGCTCAGGGCGTTGATTATAACGCGGTTTTAGATGATTCGGCAGCTAACCGTTCAGTAAGCGGAATTTTCCTTCGTAACGTTTTATATGGTCACCTGCACATGCTCATATTGGGCTATGGATACAAGTATTTATATCTGGATGTCCCGCTGATGGAGGCATTCACCAATCATGGTATCCTTGGCCTGGTGTTGTTTGGCGGCATTAACGCATTAGCTTTCTATCATGCAATACGAACAATGCGGACAAACCCGAATGATTTAAGCACTTTTCTGGCCTATTTTTATCTACTTATCTTCGTACAGTTGTTTACCAACGGACGACCCAATGAAATCTCCTTCTGGTTTCCGCTATCGCTGATGATTCGGTTCATAGGCGTAGATCATTTATTTCCAGCTTACCTATCCACGGCATCGCCCAGTCAAAACACTGGGCAGCTTGTTGTTGTACCTACCCAACCAGTCTAG
- a CDS encoding glycosyltransferase family 4 protein, with the protein MKVLFDHQSFTGVSYGGVSRYFFELMRSFTKWSDIEFELSLRLSNNEYLDQTSFSSHLRYRSLAQVRNVHKIASVLNRLYSLQRVKAGKFDVFHPTYYHKYFLDAIGKKPFVLTFHDATSERYGKQYPEVGEGLYELKKQLMRRADSIISVSEFSKQEILRFFPIEPEKIKVIPLGTTLGESISTDKLLPPLAAPYLLYVGKRGLYKNFDGFFRAAQPVLHRHPDLHIICAGGGAFNQHEQGLFYAAGLTGRMHYRPVDDTSLLALYKYARAFVFPSLNEGFGIPVLEAFSGGCAAVLSNRSSLPEVGADAALYFDPENDDSIADAIERIVTDDALNAELRQKGTQRLLDFSCDKTASQTLEVYQSLC; encoded by the coding sequence ATGAAAGTACTTTTCGATCATCAATCCTTTACAGGTGTATCATACGGAGGAGTTTCACGCTATTTTTTCGAATTGATGCGTTCCTTCACCAAGTGGTCAGACATTGAATTTGAATTATCGCTTCGATTATCCAATAACGAATACCTTGATCAGACCTCATTTAGTAGCCACTTACGCTACCGTAGTCTGGCACAGGTGCGGAATGTGCATAAAATTGCCTCAGTACTGAATCGACTATATAGCCTACAGCGTGTAAAAGCAGGAAAATTCGACGTTTTCCACCCTACCTATTACCATAAATATTTTTTAGACGCTATTGGTAAAAAACCGTTTGTGCTGACATTTCACGATGCCACAAGCGAACGATATGGCAAGCAGTATCCGGAAGTAGGCGAAGGGCTGTACGAACTCAAAAAACAACTCATGCGCCGGGCCGATAGTATTATCTCGGTCTCGGAGTTTTCTAAACAGGAAATCCTGCGCTTCTTTCCAATAGAACCGGAAAAAATAAAAGTAATTCCGCTGGGCACTACTCTTGGGGAATCGATTTCAACGGATAAGCTTTTGCCCCCCCTGGCAGCACCCTATTTGCTCTATGTGGGCAAACGTGGGTTATACAAAAACTTCGATGGTTTCTTTCGGGCAGCCCAACCTGTACTGCATCGACATCCTGATTTGCACATTATTTGTGCAGGCGGTGGAGCCTTCAATCAGCATGAACAAGGATTGTTTTATGCGGCCGGTCTCACCGGCCGCATGCATTATCGCCCTGTAGACGATACCAGTTTGTTAGCTCTTTATAAGTACGCCCGTGCTTTCGTTTTTCCATCACTAAATGAAGGTTTTGGCATCCCGGTGCTGGAAGCTTTTAGCGGTGGCTGCGCTGCTGTATTAAGCAACCGGAGTTCGCTACCCGAAGTAGGCGCAGACGCTGCGTTATATTTTGATCCTGAAAATGATGACTCTATTGCCGATGCCATCGAACGTATTGTGACCGACGACGCACTCAATGCAGAACTTCGCCAGAAAGGTACACAGCGACTGCTCGACTTTTCGTGCGATAAAACGGCCTCCCAAACGCTGGAGGTTTATCAATCCCTCTGCTAA
- a CDS encoding glycosyltransferase yields the protein MTQRTTISIALCTYNGIAYLPMQWQSLLDQEQLPDEIVICDDQSTDGTAELLAELAAKAPFVVRIISNPVRLGSDKNFELALAACTGDLIFICDQDDFWLPEKIATMTRFMAQHASVQVAFCDAYITDENLEKGTDRVWEAVRFDTIAQTRWASGEALEILLDGNRMMGCATVIRKPFIKIILPVPTDLPGDYIYDGWIALVAAAYSSIAYIDRPLQLYRTHLQQQVGVGPRVQELSERIRLRDRVTRHRARKLAPLEGKYLLLTKLSQLLLERVPADLPSLAQLRRRLAHFTMRSSLPHNRLKRFVPVLCSLQQGNYKRYADASANWYAPYLAVLGDIFE from the coding sequence ATGACCCAACGCACTACAATCTCCATTGCGCTTTGTACTTATAACGGCATAGCCTACTTGCCAATGCAATGGCAGAGTTTACTCGATCAGGAACAATTGCCTGATGAAATTGTCATTTGCGATGATCAATCTACCGATGGCACCGCCGAATTACTTGCCGAATTAGCCGCCAAAGCCCCGTTTGTTGTGCGAATTATCAGCAACCCGGTGCGGCTTGGATCCGATAAAAATTTCGAACTGGCTTTAGCAGCCTGTACGGGTGATCTGATTTTCATTTGCGATCAGGACGATTTTTGGTTGCCGGAGAAAATTGCCACCATGACCCGATTTATGGCTCAACACGCCAGCGTTCAGGTCGCTTTCTGTGATGCCTACATCACGGATGAAAATTTAGAAAAAGGTACAGATAGAGTTTGGGAAGCTGTGCGCTTCGATACAATCGCTCAAACACGGTGGGCATCTGGTGAAGCCCTGGAAATATTACTCGACGGAAATCGGATGATGGGCTGTGCAACAGTTATTAGAAAACCATTCATTAAAATCATACTTCCTGTACCGACTGATTTGCCGGGAGATTACATTTATGACGGCTGGATCGCATTGGTAGCTGCGGCTTATTCGTCAATCGCTTATATCGACAGGCCACTGCAACTTTACAGAACCCACCTTCAACAACAGGTGGGGGTAGGGCCTCGTGTGCAGGAGTTATCAGAGCGCATACGCCTGCGTGACCGAGTTACCAGGCACCGAGCCAGGAAACTAGCCCCCCTCGAAGGGAAATACCTTCTGTTAACAAAACTAAGCCAATTACTTCTCGAACGAGTCCCGGCCGATTTGCCTAGCCTTGCTCAACTGCGTAGGCGGCTAGCACATTTCACCATGCGTAGTAGTTTGCCCCATAATCGTCTCAAACGCTTTGTACCTGTTTTGTGCAGTTTACAACAAGGTAATTATAAACGGTATGCCGATGCATCCGCCAACTGGTACGCCCCCTACTTAGCTGTTTTGGGCGATATATTTGAATAA
- a CDS encoding glycosyltransferase: MRILIVHNLLWAHYKASVFQALQHLVDQQPDLSIRVLQIARNERSRASLETATDADTPTYTYQYELLFDRFLEDISLTERAQALLRHARAYKPDVINLTGYYDPAQLLLLAWAKLNGIRVVMQNESTAADHQRSGWKELFKRSVFRACDGFFCFGSQSADYLIQLGVPPAKILLRKNAVDNEALRAVYEQTLPNRTRLQQSLHLQTNNFVFVGRLIEVKNLPMLLNAFAEALKRSVNALNWGLILLGDGDQWAELSQQIGSLKLTDRVTLLPGRPWFRVPEVLALSNVLVLPSRSEPWGLVVNEAMVCGLPVIVSERCGCVQDLVHPDETGFVFDPEEPDKLTQLMVKFMDDLVDTQRMAYYAQQYIAPYAPDVVAQEMLDGFREITN, translated from the coding sequence ATGCGTATCCTCATTGTCCACAATCTGCTATGGGCCCATTATAAAGCCAGTGTATTTCAGGCCTTACAACACCTGGTCGACCAACAGCCCGACCTTTCCATCCGGGTCTTACAGATTGCCCGTAATGAACGATCCCGAGCCAGCCTGGAAACAGCGACCGATGCCGACACCCCCACCTACACCTACCAGTACGAGTTGCTCTTCGACCGATTCCTGGAAGACATCAGCCTGACCGAACGGGCTCAGGCCCTGCTCCGACACGCCAGAGCTTACAAACCTGACGTCATTAATCTAACGGGCTACTACGACCCCGCTCAACTGCTGCTGTTGGCCTGGGCCAAGCTCAATGGCATCCGGGTGGTGATGCAAAACGAAAGCACAGCCGCCGACCACCAGCGCAGCGGCTGGAAAGAACTCTTTAAGCGCAGTGTATTTCGGGCTTGCGACGGCTTCTTCTGCTTCGGCAGCCAGTCGGCCGATTACCTCATCCAGTTGGGTGTACCGCCAGCCAAGATCCTGCTGCGTAAAAATGCGGTGGATAATGAAGCCCTTCGGGCGGTTTATGAGCAGACTTTGCCAAACCGCACCCGCTTGCAGCAAAGTCTGCACTTACAGACCAACAACTTTGTTTTTGTGGGTCGGTTAATCGAAGTAAAGAACCTGCCAATGCTGCTAAATGCCTTTGCCGAGGCCCTCAAGCGCTCGGTCAATGCCTTGAACTGGGGCTTGATTTTGTTGGGCGATGGTGACCAATGGGCCGAGCTGAGTCAGCAGATTGGGTCTCTGAAGCTAACCGACCGGGTCACCCTTTTACCAGGCAGACCCTGGTTCCGGGTGCCGGAAGTGTTGGCCCTGAGCAATGTACTCGTACTACCGAGCCGTTCAGAACCTTGGGGTCTGGTGGTCAATGAAGCGATGGTGTGCGGCCTGCCAGTAATTGTTTCCGAGCGGTGCGGGTGCGTTCAGGACCTGGTTCACCCTGACGAAACCGGTTTTGTGTTCGACCCCGAAGAACCCGACAAGCTCACACAACTGATGGTTAAGTTTATGGATGATTTGGTCGATACCCAACGGATGGCTTATTACGCTCAGCAGTACATTGCCCCATATGCACCCGATGTTGTCGCACAGGAAATGCTTGATGGCTTTCGCGAAATCACTAATTAA
- a CDS encoding DUF5672 family protein: protein MNSSKSVSVNVVLPVYKTELTDYETIALTQCLRVLSNYPIILAAPHSLDVSNYLQIGPSLQVRTFDDNYFNSIDGYNRLMLSNEFYKAFSDQEFILIHQLDAFVFQDDLTYWCQQNYDYIGAPWLRDRDFTGRLDQLDFTIRQRVATWLNLKKADGITPREIINLNGVGNGGLTLRRVSAMIRCLDRFQKKIAEYERISMHQYHEDVFWSIEVNRYWPHLRIPSYRKALLFSVEFYPEWAINHFNQGTLPFGCHAWDIHGTDFWRPIFAQYGYQI from the coding sequence ATGAATTCATCAAAATCAGTTAGTGTAAATGTTGTACTGCCTGTATATAAAACGGAGCTCACAGATTATGAGACAATTGCACTCACACAATGTTTGCGAGTGCTAAGTAACTACCCCATTATTTTAGCAGCTCCTCATTCATTGGACGTTTCTAATTACCTGCAAATTGGACCCTCGTTGCAGGTTCGCACGTTTGATGACAATTACTTTAACAGCATCGACGGCTATAATCGACTAATGCTGTCCAACGAATTTTATAAAGCTTTTTCCGATCAGGAATTCATACTCATTCACCAGCTGGATGCGTTCGTCTTTCAAGATGATTTGACCTACTGGTGCCAACAGAACTACGACTACATTGGAGCACCCTGGCTACGAGACCGCGATTTTACAGGAAGACTTGACCAACTTGACTTTACGATCCGGCAACGGGTAGCTACCTGGCTTAATCTTAAAAAAGCCGATGGAATAACTCCCCGAGAAATTATTAATCTGAATGGCGTTGGCAATGGCGGTTTAACGCTCCGGCGAGTATCGGCCATGATCCGTTGCCTAGATCGGTTTCAAAAAAAAATTGCCGAATATGAACGTATTTCTATGCACCAGTATCACGAAGATGTATTCTGGAGCATTGAAGTAAACCGTTACTGGCCACACCTTCGGATACCATCCTACCGGAAAGCTTTACTTTTTTCGGTCGAATTTTATCCTGAGTGGGCTATAAATCACTTTAACCAAGGCACATTGCCTTTTGGCTGCCATGCCTGGGACATTCACGGAACCGATTTCTGGCGTCCTATTTTTGCTCAATACGGCTACCAAATCTAA
- a CDS encoding glycosyltransferase yields MRILNICAYTWQAGGPPKIIADHTEVVLRYGHQVDILSPISPGEKPYSLPTGARLILCQRTPVVSRFFREFSVELYQFLSQHAHEYDIIHCHGLWHFGVLAPFMIDRTVAKVITIHGVLDRWVYAHNNWKKKIMDTLAQKAYLDRADLVQINNTDEREDILRYLGHPHPNTVIIPNGVKMSDFTDLPPKGSFRQKFNLPLDKKLVLFMSRLNAKKGLDLLLPGFREYVRQYPDTVLALAGSDDGYEATARQFIAQHNLSESIRLVGMLTGDDKKAALADADLFTLPSYSEGFSMAVLEAMATGTPALVSDRVGFGEAIREHEAAGLLDSLTPESVRAGLEKLLGDDKLRQRLAANATALVQKRYNIDVVAKQLLDEYTKIVRPKS; encoded by the coding sequence ATGCGAATTTTAAATATTTGTGCTTACACCTGGCAAGCGGGTGGCCCACCCAAGATTATTGCTGATCATACAGAAGTCGTTCTACGCTATGGGCATCAGGTGGATATTCTTAGCCCCATTTCTCCCGGCGAAAAGCCTTATTCTTTGCCTACTGGTGCACGGTTAATTCTGTGTCAGCGGACTCCGGTTGTGAGCCGTTTCTTTCGTGAATTCTCGGTTGAGTTATATCAGTTTCTTAGTCAACATGCGCACGAATATGATATTATTCATTGCCACGGCCTGTGGCATTTTGGCGTGTTGGCGCCTTTCATGATCGACCGCACTGTAGCCAAGGTAATAACGATTCATGGTGTGCTGGATCGGTGGGTATATGCGCACAATAACTGGAAGAAAAAGATAATGGATACGCTTGCCCAAAAAGCGTATTTAGACCGGGCGGATTTGGTTCAAATAAATAATACCGACGAGCGGGAAGACATACTTCGTTATCTCGGACACCCTCATCCAAACACGGTTATTATCCCGAATGGGGTAAAAATGAGTGATTTTACAGACCTACCGCCAAAAGGTAGTTTTCGCCAGAAATTTAATCTACCTCTCGACAAGAAATTAGTCTTGTTTATGAGCCGCCTGAATGCGAAAAAGGGCCTTGATCTGCTTTTGCCCGGTTTTCGGGAATATGTTCGTCAATATCCCGATACGGTTTTGGCTTTGGCTGGTTCCGATGATGGGTATGAAGCAACGGCCCGTCAATTTATTGCGCAACACAACCTCAGTGAGTCCATTCGGCTGGTTGGCATGTTAACGGGAGATGATAAAAAAGCGGCTCTGGCCGACGCCGATTTATTTACACTCCCCTCCTATTCAGAAGGTTTTTCGATGGCGGTGCTCGAAGCAATGGCTACCGGCACACCAGCCCTCGTGTCGGACAGGGTTGGATTTGGCGAAGCGATCCGGGAACACGAAGCCGCTGGATTGCTGGACAGTTTAACACCAGAAAGCGTTCGGGCTGGGCTGGAGAAGTTACTTGGCGACGATAAACTGCGCCAGCGTTTAGCTGCAAATGCAACAGCACTCGTGCAGAAACGGTATAATATTGATGTTGTTGCTAAACAACTTCTGGACGAATACACCAAAATTGTTCGACCCAAATCATAA
- a CDS encoding polysaccharide deacetylase family protein translates to MNILTFDIEEWFHILDNASTRTEADWGQYESRIYQNMDRIFQLLDDTKSRATFFCLGWVADKHPDVIRRIDAAGYEIATHSYAHQLAYEQTPAEFQTDLERSIKHLQDLTGKKVRSYRAPGFSIKEYNRWVFPILLEQGIDIDCSVFSARRSHGGDASLNMFEPGYLNVGGTLLKEFPINTAAVFGQDLIFSGGGYFRLFPYKVIKGFMRRSDYVMTYFHPRDFDAGQPMIPGLSRARQFKSYYGLENCLPKLKKLLLEFPFVDLSEADRQVDWTSVVKRDV, encoded by the coding sequence ATGAATATTCTTACGTTCGATATTGAAGAGTGGTTTCATATTCTGGACAATGCTTCAACCCGTACAGAAGCTGATTGGGGTCAGTACGAGAGCCGGATATACCAGAATATGGATCGTATTTTCCAGCTATTGGACGATACTAAAAGCCGGGCAACCTTCTTTTGTCTGGGTTGGGTTGCCGATAAACATCCTGACGTTATTCGGCGAATTGACGCTGCGGGTTATGAAATTGCTACCCATTCATATGCCCACCAATTGGCCTATGAACAAACGCCCGCTGAGTTTCAGACTGATCTGGAACGATCCATTAAACATTTACAGGATTTGACCGGAAAAAAGGTGCGCTCGTATCGGGCACCGGGTTTTTCGATTAAGGAATATAACCGTTGGGTATTTCCAATTTTACTTGAGCAAGGGATTGACATTGATTGCTCTGTATTTTCGGCCCGGCGCTCGCATGGGGGTGATGCCTCATTGAACATGTTTGAACCCGGATATCTGAATGTGGGAGGTACTTTATTGAAAGAATTTCCGATCAATACGGCTGCGGTGTTTGGGCAGGACCTGATATTTTCGGGTGGTGGGTATTTCAGGTTGTTTCCGTACAAAGTCATCAAGGGCTTTATGCGACGTTCGGACTACGTAATGACCTATTTTCATCCGCGCGACTTCGATGCCGGACAGCCTATGATTCCCGGTTTGAGTCGGGCGCGACAATTTAAGTCGTACTATGGCCTTGAGAACTGCCTGCCTAAATTGAAGAAATTGTTGCTTGAGTTTCCATTCGTAGACCTATCTGAAGCCGACCGGCAGGTAGATTGGACGAGCGTAGTGAAACGAGACGTTTAA